The following DNA comes from Occultella kanbiaonis.
GGACACGGTCGGTTTCGTGCGGAACCTGCCCACCGAACTCATCGAGGCGTTCCGGTCGACGCTCGAGGAGGTCGCCCAGGCTGACCTCATCGTGCACGTCGTGGACGCCTCGCACCCCGACCCCGAGGGTCAGCTCGACGCGGTGCGCTCCGTCCTGCGCGACATCGAGGGCACGTCCGACATCCCCGAGATCGTCGCGCTGAACAAGGCCGACCTCGCCGAGCCGGAGACCATCGCACGGCTGCGCACCCGGGTGCCGGACGCCGTCGCCGTGTCCGCCCGGACGGGTGCGGGCATCGAGGAACTACGGGACCGGATCGCCGAGCTGCTGCCGCACCCGGCGGTCCATGTCGACGTCGTGGTGCCCTACCAGCGGGGCGACCTGGTGCACCGCGCGCACGTCAGCGGTGAGGTCCTCGCCGAGGAACACACCGAGGCCGGGACCCGGCTCGTGGCGCGGGTCGACTCCGAGCTCGCCGCGGCGCTCGCGGACGCCGTCGCCAGCTGACCCGGCGACGCACCGGGACCGGTCCGGGCGTCGTCGTGGCACCGTCGTCCACAAGCCGGAGCGCCGCACCGCCGGCTCGACGGCGTGGCGCGATACCGTCGAGGACGTGCCTGCCGACCCCACCTCGACCGATCCCGACGACGCCCTGACCATGACGAAGGACAGGTCGGCCGACGCTGCCGAGGACGAGGCGGGCACGGGTCGTGCGGGCGCTTCCGCGGAAGCGCCCGAGGCAGCCGGGAGCACCCCGGCACCGGCCGGACGCATCGGCGCAGGGCGACCGACGCCGTCGGACATCGATGCCGTGCTCGACGCGGTGGTCGCCTCGATGGGCGGCGCCCGGCGCGAGGGGCAGCACGAGATGGCTCGTGCCGTCACCGAGGCACTCACCGAGTCCAAGCACCTGCTCGTGCAGGCCGGCACGGGTACCGGGAAGTCGCTCGCCTACCTCGTGCCGACGCTGGTGAACGCGGTCGCCACCGGGGAGCGGGCGATCGTCTCGACGGCCACCCTCGCGTTGCAGCGGCAGGTGATCGGCCACGACCTGCCGCTGGTGGCTGACATCCTCTCCGACAAGCTGCCCCGGGAGCCCACCGTCGCCCTGCTGAAGGGCTGGCACAACTACCTGTGCCTGCACAAGATCGCCGGCGGCTACCCGGCCGAGGACGACTCGGCGCTCTTCTCGGAGGCGCTCGTGGCGCCGTCGGTGGCCGAGGAACACCCCAGGGAGCAGGACGACTCGCTCGGCGCCCAGGTCGTGCGCGTGCGCGAGTGGGCGGAGCAGACCACCAGCGGCGACCGCGACGAGCTGATCCCCGGGATCAGCGACAAGGCGTGGCGGCAGGTGTCGATCACGTCGATGGAGTGCCTCGGCCAGCGCTGCCCGTTGCTGGCCGACTGCTTCCCCGAGAAGGCGAAGGCCGCCTCCCGGGAGGCGGACGTCGTGGTGACGAACCACGCGATGCTCGGGATCGCCGCATCCGGATCGCCCAAGGTGCTGCCCGAGCACGAGGTGCTGGTCGTCGACGAGGCGCACGAACTGGCCGACCGCGTCACCGCGCAGTCCACCGTGGAGCTGTCCGCGTCCTCGGTGGACCGGGCCGCGCGGCTCGCCCGCCGGCATGCCGGGCTCGCGCTGCCCGGGCTGGACGACGCCGTGAACACCCTGCGCACCGAGCTCATGGGCGTGCCCGAGGGACGGCTGCAGGCCGGCCTGCCGGAGGCGCTGATCGGCACGGTCCGGCTGATCGCCGACGGCGCCCGGGAGGCCATGACCGCGATGCGCACCGAGGCCGGCGCGAGCGTCAGCCCGGAACAGGCCGGCGCGAAGAACATGGCCAAGAGCGCGATGCTGATCCTGTTCGAGGTGTGTGACCGGCTCCTGTCCGACCGGGTCGCCAACCTCCGGGACGTCGTGTGGTGCGAGCGCGGCCGGCGGCCGGGGGAGGGCTCCCGCTTGATGGTCGCGCCGCTGAACGTGTCCGGGTCGATCAACTCCGAGCTGTTCACCGACCGTGCGGTGGTGCTCACGTCGGCCACCCTCACCCTCGGCGGCACCTTCGACTCCACGGCTCGCGCCGTGGGCCTGTCCGACGGCGGCTACCGCGGCGTGGATGTCGCGTCACCGTTCGACTACGGCAAGCAGGGCATCCTGTACGTCGCCAAGCATCTGCCTGCGCCCGGGCGGGACGGCACCGACGAGCGGATCCTGACCGAGATCGCCGAACTGGTCGAGGCCGCCGGGGGCCGGACCCTCGGACTGTTCTCCTCCCGGCGCGGCGCGCAGCTCGCAGCCGAGGCGATGCGTGAACGCCTCGACACCCCGGTGCTGCTCCAGGGTGAGGACTCGTTGCCGTCCCTGGTCAAGCAGTTCGCAGCCGACCCGGCGACCTCCCTGTTCGGCACGCTCTCGCTGTGGCAGGGCGTGGACGTGCCGGGGGAGTCCTGCCAGCTCGTGATCATCGACCGGATCCCGTTCCCGCGCCCGGACGACCCGATCAAGGCCGCCCGGACCGAGGTGGTCGCGGCAGGAGGCGGCAACGGTTTCATGGCCGTCTCGGCCACGCACGCCGCCCTCCTGCTCGCCCAGGGCGCCGGCCGGCTGATCCGGCGTACCACCGACCGGGGCGTCGTGGCCGTTCTCGACCCGCGGCTGCGGACCGCCCGCTACGGGAGCTTCCTGGCCGGGTCGCTGCCGCCGCTGTGGCCGACCACGGATCCCGGCCTGGTCCGGGCGGCGCTGCGCCGGCTCGCGGCTTCCTAGTACTCCGAACGGATCAGGGAGCGGTCGAGACGTACTCGGCCGTGTCCTCATCGACGAGGATGACGATGAGGTCCACCTCGCCGCTGCGCTCGCCGGACCGTTCGACGAGGTCGAGGTCCTCCAGAGGCGCGCCGACGATCTCGACGTTCGGGTCTGCGCACTGTGCGGGATCGGTGTCTTCGACGGCGTCGCACAGGAGCAGGACACCACCCTCCGTGACGAGCGTGACGGCGAGGCGCACCTGTTCGCCGTAATCGGGCTCCTCGAGCGCCTCGCGCATCGTCATGGGGTGGAGCTCCGAGATGTCGACGGTCATTGGGCTGGGCGTCGGCGGGCTCTGGTCGGAGGTGCACCCAGCCAGCACCGCTGCCACGCTCACGCTCGCGAGGACTGCGCTCGTGACCGTTCTCACGGGTGGTCAGTTCTGATCACTGGCACGCCCTTCGTCGACGGCCTCATCAACGTGGGCCGCCAGCCGGACGACCGGATCGTGAGAGCCACTGCGCTGCAGTGCAGCCAGTCGCTCGGGCAGAACGTAGACCGTGACGGTGTTCGTTTTGTCATCGATCTGCGCACTGACGATCTCCTCGGCCGGCACCCCTAGTCCACCGGCAGTTGCCTGGCGTGCGAGCTCCGCCAGATCCGTGTAGGAGAATTCCGCCCCTATGACGCCGACTTCAACTCCGTACTGGTCCGCGCGTCGCTCGACGGTGGTGACGTCGCGGTCGGGGTTCGTCGTGAGCACGGCAAGGACACCCGTAGCCGGGTCGAAGCGGAAGCCGGCGAACGTCTCGCCAAGCTCCGAGACAATGACCTCGCGAAACATCGTCCGGGCAGCCTGCGACTCGACGTTCGCGCGAGCCTGCTCCTCGGATATCCCGAACTCCGCCACGAGGATCCGTTGCGCCTCGTCCCACTCCGAGGGTCGTGCCGCGGCCGTCTCGCGTTCGACGGGCCGTGTCGCGAGGGTGGGACCGGCCGATCCCGCCACGCGACCGGTCGTACCAGCTCCAGCACCGGCGATGAGGCTGGGGACCACGAGTGCTACCGCGCACACCACACGCGAGGCACGGTTGCCAGCCATCCGACTCTCCTTGCTCGTGGTCGCATGCTCCCCAGCGGTAAGGTCGCGACGTTGCCCCTCTGGTGTGGAAACTACACCGCGATCGAAGGCTGAGGAACCGATCGGCGGGACTCGTGAGCACGGATCGCGTCGACCTGGTCCGGGCGTCGCCGGGCAGGCTCGCGGGCGCCTGATCGGGCGGCCCGCCGTGGGCCGGATAGGGTTACCGCGAAGGCGATCCACCACGAGAGGAATCCCGTCGTGACCCAGGCACCAGACCGCGCCACCACACCTCCCGGGGTCTCCACCCTCGCCATCGTCGGCGCCGGCTCGGTCGGCGCCACGCTCGCATACGCGGCGCTGATCCGGGGCGTCGCCCGCCGGGTGGTCCTGTACGACGTGAACCGGGCCAAGGTGGAGGCCGAGGCCCTCGACCTCTCCCACGGCATGGCCTTCATGCCCATGGGTGCGGTGGAGGGATCGGACGACATCGGGATCTGCGCCGGCGCGGACATGGTGGTGGTGACCGCCGGTGCAAAACAGCAGCCGGGGCAGACTCGTATCGAGCTCGCGGACCGGACCATCAACCTGATGCGCACGCTCGTGCCGCAATTGGTGGAGGTCGCGCCCGACGCCATCTACATGATGGTGACGAACCCGGTCGACGTGGTCACCTACGCCTCGCTGAAGATCTCCGGGTTGCCGCCGCGGCAGATGTTCGGTTCCGGCACGGTGCTGGACACCTCACGGCTCAGGTACCTGCTCAGCGAACACAGCCGGATCGCGGTCCGGAACGTGCACGCTTACATCGTCGGCGAGCACGGCGACTCCGAGTTCCCGCTGTGGAGCGCCGCCAACATCGGCGGGGTGCCACTGCGGGAGTTCGTGGCCGCCACCGGCGTGCTCAGCCCAGGGGACCTGGCCGAGATCGCCGACGAGGTGAAGAACTCCGCGTACCGGATCATCGACGGCAAGGGCGCCACGAACCACGCCATCGGCCTCGCCGGCGTGCGGATCATCCAGTCGGTGCTGCGTTCCGAGCGTGCGATCCTGCCTGTCTCGAGCCTGCTCGAGGACTACCTAGGCATCTCCGACGTGTGCCTGTCGGTCCCGTCGATCGTGGACCGCGACGGCGTGGGCGAGCGTCTCGAGTTCAACTTCAATGAGTCCGAGCTTGCCAGCCTGCGCGCCAGCGCGGACGAGATCCGCGGCGTCGCCCGGCAGTTCGGCTTCTGACCCGGGCGCCCCAGAAGCCGAACCCCGACCTCAGATCGAGCGGAGCACACTCACCACACGGCCGAGGATCTGCGCCTCGTTCCCGTCGATCGGTGAGAACGCCGGGTTGGCCGGCATCAGCCAGACCTGCGAAGCGGAGCGCTTGAGCGTCTTCACGGTCGCCTCGCCGTCGATCATCGCGGCGACGATCTCGCCGTTCTCAGCGACGTTCTGCTGCCGCACGACCACCCAGTCGCCGTCGCAGATCGCGGCGTCGATCATCGACTCGCCGACCACCTTGAGCAGGAACAGATCGCCTTCGCCGACCAACTGGCGGGGGAGCGGGAACACGTCCTCCACGGCCTGCTCTGCCAGGATCGGGCCACCGGCCGCGATCCGGCCGACGACCGGCACATACGCGGCACCGGGATCGATGCCCTCCCGGTCCGGCGCCTCGAAGATGTCGATGTCGCCGCGGACGGACTGGGCGTCATCCGGCGCGATGACCTCGATCGCGCGGGTGGAGATCGGGTCCCGGCGCAGGTACCCCTTCTGTTCGAGCAGGTTGAGCTGGTACTTCACCGAGGATGGGCTCGCCAGCCCCACGGCCGCACCGATCTCTCGCATGGTGGGCGGGTAGCCCTTGGCCTCGATGCTCGACCGGATGGAGCCCATGATCTGCCGCTGACGCACGCTGAGGCCGTCGGGGCCGGGGGTGTCCTTCGGGTCGGGGGACTTGGAGCGGCTGGATCGGGTCACGGTCTCCTCCTGATGGTCGGTTCGGCCTGTGTTTCCGCCATTGTCAGAGGGCGGTGATGTGCTGTCGAAGTGTTCAGGACCACAGTAGGCGTCATCGGCCGATCCGCAAAACATGTGTTCGACTGGCGTGTCGACATCGGAATCGCCGCGTGCTACCTTCAGTACAGCCGTTCGACGAACAATCGTTCTACCCGCGACGACCGAGGAGACTCCCGATGAGTGCACTGGCCTTCCCCCACGCCGAGCTCCGCGCGGGTGCCAACGCCGGGACGCGGCGCGGCCGAGCTGTACGTCGTCGCCACCTGTCGGCGGTGCCGGGGGGCCGCGCCGGGGCGGCCCGGCCGGTGACCCGGGTCGTGAGTGCGCACCCGACCGTCGGGTCGTCCGCGGTCGCGCTGGTGCCTTCGCCCGCGGCATTGGTCGGCCCGCTCGCACCGGCGCCGACTCGTCGACTCGCGCCCGCCCTGCCCGACCTCACCTCGGCGCCCGCGCTGGCACCGGTGCCCGTGCCGCTCGCGCGGCCCGAGCGTGACGGCGCCCCGGTGCGGCCGGTCCGTCGGCCAGTGCGCCGTTCGGACGCACTGCCCGCCGAGACGGTCGAGCCGGCCCGCACGGCCGTCGATGCGCCGCTGCGGCTGACGGTCCGCGGTCGCCGGGTGCTCGTGGTGCTCGGACTCGTCGTCGCCGCGGCGCTCGGGTCGGTCCTCGGCCTCGCATTCCCGTCCGAGCCGGCCGCCCCCACCGAGGTGGCGACGGTGGTCGTCTCGCCCGGGGAGAGCCTCTGGGCGATCGCCGCCGAGCACGCCGCACCCGGCGCGGACGTGCGCGTGGTGGTCGACCAGATCATGGAGCTGAACTCGCTCGCCACCTCCACGGTGGTGGCAGGTCAGGCGCTCACGGTTCCCGTCGGCTGACCCACTGTTGGCCCGGCAGCAGGGCGAAGCCGCTCGTGTGCCCGAAGTCGCTTGCATCTGGGCACGCGAACGCCTAACGTTTCCCTACATCTAGTAGTTACACCGTTGTGATCCGCGCACATGTAGTGCACGGGAACGACGGCCACGATGTGGGAAGGATCCGTCGGTGCACTGCCCGTTCTGTCGGCACTCCGATTCCCGCGTCGTGGACTCCCGGACCGCCGAGGACGGGTCCGCGATCCGGCGGCGGCGCCAGTGCCCGAACTGCGGGCGGCGATTCACGACGGTCGAGACCACCAGTCTGAACGTGATGAAGCGTTCCGGTGCCGTCGAGCCGTTCAGCCGGGACAAGATCATCTCTGGCGTCCGCAAGGCTTGCCAGGGGCGGCCTGTTTCCGATGACGACCTTGCCCTGCTCGCACAGCAGGTCGAGGAGACGATCCGCAGCAACGGTGTCGCGGAGATCGATGCGCATGAGGTCGGACTGACCATCCTCGGCCCCCTGCGCGAGCTGGACGAGGTGGCCTACCTCCGGTTCGCCAGCGTGTACCAGGCCTTCTCCTCGCTGGAGGACTTCGAGGCCGCGATCGCCGCCCTGCGGGTGGACCGCCCGGACCAGAGCGAGGAATCGCTCCCATAGACCGCCGCCGGTGGCGCTGGAGGGGAAGCCAGCACCACCGGCGGCAGCATCGACCGGGTCCCGGCGGGCGTCCGCCGGCCGGGCCGTCGGCAGACGCGGACGCCGCGCCGCATCGGGCCGGATCGGTACCCCTCACAGGTCGCTTGAGCGCGCGCCCCACAGATTCACGCCGCCGTCGCGGGCGTACCGATCGATCTCGGTCAGTTCTGCGCTGGTGAGGCTCGGTGCGTCGAGCGCGGCGAGGGTGTCGTCCAACTGGGCCACGCTGGACGCGCCCACCAGGGCGGTCGTGACACGCGGGTCGCGCAGCACCCACGTCACCGCCAGCTGGGCCAGCGTCTGGCCGCGCCGCTCGGCGATGGCATTGAGCGAACGGATCCGGTCGAGGTTGGCGGCCGTGAGGTACTCCCTCTTCAACGAGGCACCCTTCGCGCCACGCGAGTCGGAGGGGACGCCGTCCAGGTAGCGGTCGGTGAGCATGCCCTGCGCCAGCGGCGAGAACACCACCAGAGCGAGCCTGGCCGCCCCGGCGACGTCCAGGAGTGACTCGCCGGCGGGACCCGGGTGCTCGATCCAGCGGTTGATCATCGAGTACGACGGCTGGTGCACGCTCAGGCGCAGCCCGAGCTGGTCCGCGACCGCGAGAGCCTCACGGGTCCGCTGCGCCGAGTAGGAGGAGATGCCCGCGTACCTGGCGCGGCCGGAGTCCACCGCCGTCCTGAGCGCGCCGAGCGTCTCGGTCAGGGGTGTGCTCGGGTCGTACCGGTGGCTGTAGAAGACGTCGACGTGATCCAGGCCGAGCCGCTGCAGCGAGGCGTCCAGCGAGGACAGCAGGTACTTGCGTGAGCCGCCCTCGCCGTAGGGTCCCGGCCCCGCCCGGTAGCCGGCCTTCGTCGTGATCACCAGCTCGTCCCGCAGGGCCCGAAGGTCCTTGGCCAGCAGGGCGCCGAGGTTCTCCTCGGCGGCGCCGACCGGCGGTCCGTAGTTGTTCGCCAGGTCCAGGTGGGTGATACCACGGTCGAACGCGTGATGGATGAGCTCGCGCTGGCGGTCGATCGGCGTGGCGACGCCGAAGTTCTGCCACAGGCCGAGGGAGATGGTCGGCAGGTCCAAGCCGGAGTTCCCCGCTCGGCGCATCGGCATCCGGTCGTAACGGTCCTCGGCCGGGAACGCGGTGGTCATGGCCACCGAGCGTAGTGCGCCCTTCGTGGCGGCACGTAGCGTGGGCGCATGCTGATCGTGATGTCCGGGCCGCCAGGCGCCGGCAAGTCCCATCTGGCCGGCCGGATCGCCCGCGCGCTGACGGTTCCGGTGCTCTCAGTCGACCCCGTCGAGGCCGCCATGTGGCGCGCCGGGGTCGGTGGCCCCGGCGGATCGCTACCCACCGGCCTGGCTGCCTACGTCGTGGTCGAGGCCCTCGCGGAGGGGGTTCTCGTCCTGGGCCAGTGCGTGCTGGTCGACGCCGTCAACGCGGTGGAGCCGGCGCGTGAGCAGTGGCGGAGGCTGGCGGCGCGGTCCGGCGTCCCATTGCGGGTCGTGGACGTGATCTGTTCCGACCCGGACCTGCACCGGTCCCGGCTCGAGGGACGACGGCGGGACCTGGCCGGGTTCCCGGAGCCCACCTGGGCGCAGGTGTCGCAGGCGACGGCCCCGCCGTGGACCGACCCGCACCTGCGCGTCGACACGGCCGATCCGGCTGACCCTCTGCCCGTCGTGCTGGCGTACCTCGGGCGGTGAGAAGGCTCAGTCGGGCGGCGCGAGGTCCCGTAGGTACTGCCTGCACACGTGCACGCGCCGGTACCGTCGACGCATCTCGTCCTCGTCGTCGATGCGGGCGTGCGCGAACACGAACAGCGGGGCGCTCAGCGGTTCCGGCGACGTGAAGCCCTCCAGTTCGGCGTCCGTCACCCCGCTGTCGGCGTAGACGTGCAGATAACGGTGGTTCTCCCGGAAGCCGCGGGCCAGGTACCAGCCGTTGGCGGCCTCGTTCCCGCGGGTCCACGCGTCCAGGGTGTGCGCGCCGGCCAGGCGCGGCAGCGCCGCGTCCAGGAGCCGGCTCGCGATGCCGGTCCGGGCGTGATCGGGGTGCACGGCCACCGACTCGATGGTCGCCTCGACTCCGTCGACGGTGACGTCGAGCAGACCGACGACAGTTCCGCCGTCGTCCGCCACGAGCTGGACCGACGGTAGTTCGTAGGTCGGGCGCTGCGTGTACACGTCGTCGTAGTACTCGGTCTCGAAGAAGCTCAGCAGCCGGCAACGCAGCCAGCTCGCGGCGTCGTCCGACCGGTAGTCGCAGATCGTGAGGGGCATGCCACCCACCCTGGCTACCTCGTAGGCCTGCCGCAATCGAATATGGGTGGCGCCGGCCAGCCCGCCACGGCAGGGTAGGGGGCACGCCGGAGAACCCGGCGGACGAACGAACGAAGAGGTGTGACGATGCCCGATCCCACAGATGCCGGACCCGACGAGGCCGCTCTGGCCGACTCGAAGGCCAAGATGCGTGAGGCCCTCGAGCGCAAGCGCGAGAAGGAGCACATGACCGCCGAGGGACGCCGCAACACCGGGAGCGTGCACGGCTCCGAGGTCACCGGCGCCGAGGGTAAGCGGGTGTTCCGGCGCAAGTCCGGCTGAGCCACGTGACGCGGCGGGCCGGGCGAATGGGGAGCACCCCGTCGCTCGGCCCGCCGTTCGCGTCCGTGGGGAAGGTCAGTCCTCGGAGTCGGGGTGCAGCGCCCGCACCCGGATCGTCGGCTCCATGTCCAGCAGTTCGGTGAGCTCGGACGGCCGCAGGTCGGCGCTGAGGTCGGTCACCACGTAACCCACGTCGCCGGAGGTGCTGAGCACCTGGCTCTCGATGTTCGCACCACCCGCGGCCAGCGTCCGGTTCACCGCGGCGAGGACACCCGGCACGTTGCGGTGCAGGTGCGCGATCCGGTGCGAGCCGTCGCGCGGGCGGTCCAGGATGAGCGCGGGGACGTTGACGCTCAGCGCGGTCGCACCGGTCTCGAGGTAGTCGCGCAGCTTGCCGGCGACGAACATCCCGATGTCCTTCTGTGCCTCCTCGGTGGAGCCGCCCACGTGCGGGGTGAGGATCACGTTCGGCAGGTCGCGCAGCTCGGACTCGAACGCGTCGCCCTGGGCCTTGGGCTCCTCGGCGAACACGTCGACCGCGGCGCCGACGATCCGGCCCGAGACGATCTGGTCACGCAGGTGGGCGTAGTCGACGAGGAAGCCGCGGGAGAGGTTGAGGAAGATCGATCCCTCCTTCATCCGGGCGAACTGCGCCGGCCCGAACATGCCCGCGTTCCCGGGCCGCCCGTCGACATGCAGGGTCACCACGTCCGCCACGTCCAGCAGCTCGTCGAGGCTGCGCATCCGCTGGGCGTTGCCGAGCGCGAGCTTCTCGGCGGTGTCGTAGAACACCACGCGCATCCCGAGGGCCTCGGCGAGCACCGAGAGCTGGGTGCCGATGTTCCCGTACCCGACGATGCCGAGCGTGCGGCCGCGCACCTCGTGCGCGCCAGTCGCCGACTTGTCCCAGGTGCCGGCGTGCAGCGCCTTGTCCTTCTCGGTGAGCCGCCGGGTCAACGCGATGATCTCGGCGAGGGCCAGCTCCACGACCGAGCGGGTGTTCGAGAACGGCGCGTTGAACGCAGCGACGCCACGGCCGGCGGCGGCTCGCAGGTCGATCTGGTTCGTGCCGATGCAGAACGCCCCGACGGCGAGCAGATCGGGTGCGCTCTGCAGCACCCGGGCCGTCACGTTCGTCTTGGACCGGATGCCGAGGACGTCGACGCCCTGCAGCGCCTCGATCAGCTCGTCCTCGTCGAGGGCACCCTTGGCGGTGACCACCTCGACGCCGGCGTGCGCCAGCAGTTCCCTGCCGAGCGGATGGATGTTTTCCAGAAGGAGTGCCTTGACCACGGCCCTATCGTCCACCTGCGCGGCCCAGTAACAAAAACGCGACCACTCAGTGGACGTCGGCGAGGCCCTCCGGCAGCGGGCCGTGATGCACCACGTGCAGGCGCCGGGTCGGCCTGGTCATCGCCACGTACAGGTCGCCGGCCCGGTCCGACTCGGGCATCAGCTCGGCCGGTTCGCCGAGCACGACGACGTCGAACTCCAGGCCCTTGCTGCCCGCCGGGTCGAGCAGGACCACCTCGTCGGTGAGGTCGACCACGGCCGACACCCCGAGCGCCTCGAGCAGCCCCGCATGCCGGTGCCGCGCCGCGACCACGGCGAGCCGGCCGCCGTCGAGCGTCTTCCGCTCGGCCTCGACGGCCGCCCGCAGACCCGCCGTCAGATCGTCGACCTGCGTGATCGCCAGCGCGTCGTCGATGTCCCGGGCCGAGGTGACCGGCGTCGGCGGGTGCTCCGGGTCGGCGGCCGTCGCCACCCGCCTGGCGGCGTCCATGATGTCCGACGGCGTCCGGTAGTTCACGGTCAGCGTCGCCAACCGCCAGCGGCCGCGCAGCGGTCCGTCGAGGGTCGCGCCCCAGTCGGAGGTGCCGGCCCGGGTGGAGGTCTGCGAGACATCACCGACGATGGTCATCGACCGGGTCGGGTTCCGGCGCAGCAGCGCCCGCCACGCCATCGCGGAGAGCTCCTGGGCCTCGTCGACCACGACGTGCCCGTAGGTCCAGCTGCGGTCCGCGTAGGCGCGTTCGGCCGTCGTCTGCCGCGGACCGGAGGTCGCGAACCGGTCGGCGAGGACCTCGGCGGAGACCATGCCGCCACCCGCCCCGCTGGCCTCCAGGACCTCGCGGGCGTACTCGACCTCCTGGGCCCGGCGGGTCTCGGCCTCGCGGGCGCGCGCGCGATCGGCCTCCTCGTCGGCGCCTATGAGTTCGGCGGCCTCGTCGATGAGCGGGACGTCCGCGGGGGTCCACTCGGCGTCGGTCCGCTCGAGCAGCCTGCGCTCGGCAGCGGTCAGCATCGGTGCCGCCTCAGTGAGGCGGTGCGGCTTGGCGTACAGGTCGGCCAGCAGGCCGGTCGCGGACAACGGCATCCAGCACAGGTTCAGCGCCACCCGCACGTCCCGCGCGGACCGGAGCTCCTCGAGCACCTCCACGTGATCGTCCTCGCCGAGACCGGGGACCATCTCGGCGTACTGACGGGACAGGGCGGTGAGCATCTGGCGCACGAACGTCACCCGGGCGAGGTTGTGCGGCGCTCGCCCACGCCGGGCCCGAGCCTGCGCCTCGCGCACCTCGGCCGGACGCAGCGTGAGCCGGACCGAACCCACCTTCAGCTCCCGCTCGGGCAGCACCCGCTGCCGGGCGCGTACGGCCGAAGCGATGATCCGCGCCCACACGGCCCGGCCCTTGATCTCGGCGACGCGGTCCGACTCGATGCCACGCGCGCTCACGCCCGGCACCAGGTCCGCCATCGTCGAGGCGACCACACCCGTCTCGCCGAGGGAGGGCAGCACCTGCTCGATGTAGCGCAGGAACACCCGGCTCGGCCCGATCATCAGGACTCCGGACCGCTCGAGGCGTTGCCGGTGCGCGTAGAGCAGGTAGGCGGCGCGGTGCAGGGCCACCGCAGTCTTCCCGGTGCCGGGACCACCCTGGACCACCAGCACGCCGTCCAGGTCGGAGCGGATCACCGCGTCCTGCTCGGCCTGGATGGTGGCCACGATGTCGCCCATCCGGCCGGTGCGCTGAGCGTTCAGGGCGGCCAGCAGCGCGCCCTCGCCGGAGAGGTTCACCTCGGCGGCATCGGTGAGCGCATCCAGGTCGAGCACGTCGTCCTCGACCGCGATCACCGTGCGCGCGCGGGTCTGCAGGTGTCGGCGCAGGATCAGGTCACCAGGAGCCGCAGCGGTCGCCTGGTAGAAGGCGCGTGCGGCCGGTGCCCGCCAGTCGGTGAGCATCGGGGCGTGGTCGTCGTCCGAGAGGCCGATCCGGCCGACGTACCGGCGCCCGCCGTCGCGCAGGTCCATCCGTCCGAACACGAGCCGGTCCTCGACGGCGTCGAGCTGGGCCAGGCGGTCCTCGTACAGCGTCGCGAACGCGTCGCGCTCGGAGCGGTTCTGGGGCGAGCCCGACGGGCCCTCGCGCCGCACCTGCGCGAGCCGCTGGGTGGTGTGCTCGCGCAACTCGTCCAAGCGGGCATAGACGGCGTCCAGATACGTCTGCTCGGCGAACGGCACGATGTTCTTGGTGGGTTCGGTCGCGGTCACGATGTGATCGGATCTC
Coding sequences within:
- the serA gene encoding phosphoglycerate dehydrogenase; amino-acid sequence: MVKALLLENIHPLGRELLAHAGVEVVTAKGALDEDELIEALQGVDVLGIRSKTNVTARVLQSAPDLLAVGAFCIGTNQIDLRAAAGRGVAAFNAPFSNTRSVVELALAEIIALTRRLTEKDKALHAGTWDKSATGAHEVRGRTLGIVGYGNIGTQLSVLAEALGMRVVFYDTAEKLALGNAQRMRSLDELLDVADVVTLHVDGRPGNAGMFGPAQFARMKEGSIFLNLSRGFLVDYAHLRDQIVSGRIVGAAVDVFAEEPKAQGDAFESELRDLPNVILTPHVGGSTEEAQKDIGMFVAGKLRDYLETGATALSVNVPALILDRPRDGSHRIAHLHRNVPGVLAAVNRTLAAGGANIESQVLSTSGDVGYVVTDLSADLRPSELTELLDMEPTIRVRALHPDSED
- a CDS encoding GNAT family N-acetyltransferase, which translates into the protein MPLTICDYRSDDAASWLRCRLLSFFETEYYDDVYTQRPTYELPSVQLVADDGGTVVGLLDVTVDGVEATIESVAVHPDHARTGIASRLLDAALPRLAGAHTLDAWTRGNEAANGWYLARGFRENHRYLHVYADSGVTDAELEGFTSPEPLSAPLFVFAHARIDDEDEMRRRYRRVHVCRQYLRDLAPPD
- a CDS encoding DUF5302 domain-containing protein, whose protein sequence is MPDPTDAGPDEAALADSKAKMREALERKREKEHMTAEGRRNTGSVHGSEVTGAEGKRVFRRKSG
- a CDS encoding HelD family protein codes for the protein MTATEPTKNIVPFAEQTYLDAVYARLDELREHTTQRLAQVRREGPSGSPQNRSERDAFATLYEDRLAQLDAVEDRLVFGRMDLRDGGRRYVGRIGLSDDDHAPMLTDWRAPAARAFYQATAAAPGDLILRRHLQTRARTVIAVEDDVLDLDALTDAAEVNLSGEGALLAALNAQRTGRMGDIVATIQAEQDAVIRSDLDGVLVVQGGPGTGKTAVALHRAAYLLYAHRQRLERSGVLMIGPSRVFLRYIEQVLPSLGETGVVASTMADLVPGVSARGIESDRVAEIKGRAVWARIIASAVRARQRVLPERELKVGSVRLTLRPAEVREAQARARRGRAPHNLARVTFVRQMLTALSRQYAEMVPGLGEDDHVEVLEELRSARDVRVALNLCWMPLSATGLLADLYAKPHRLTEAAPMLTAAERRLLERTDAEWTPADVPLIDEAAELIGADEEADRARAREAETRRAQEVEYAREVLEASGAGGGMVSAEVLADRFATSGPRQTTAERAYADRSWTYGHVVVDEAQELSAMAWRALLRRNPTRSMTIVGDVSQTSTRAGTSDWGATLDGPLRGRWRLATLTVNYRTPSDIMDAARRVATAADPEHPPTPVTSARDIDDALAITQVDDLTAGLRAAVEAERKTLDGGRLAVVAARHRHAGLLEALGVSAVVDLTDEVVLLDPAGSKGLEFDVVVLGEPAELMPESDRAGDLYVAMTRPTRRLHVVHHGPLPEGLADVH